From one Chryseobacterium sp. 3008163 genomic stretch:
- the dnaK gene encoding molecular chaperone DnaK — MSKIIGIDLGTTNSCVAVMEGKDAVVIPNAEGKRTTPSIVAFTEDGERKVGDPAKRQAVTNPTKTVYSIKRFIGTHFKDDASEVSRVPYAVVSGPNDTVKVKIDDREYTPQEISAMILQKMKKTAEDYLGQEVTRAVITVPAYFNDAQRQATKEAGEIAGLKVERIINEPTAAALAYGMDKAHKDQKIAVYDLGGGTFDVSILDLGDGVFEVLSTNGDTHLGGDDFDDVIINWMADEFKAEEGVDLKSDAIALQRLKEAAEKAKIELSSSPQTEINLPYITATATGPKHLVKPLTKAKFEQLSADLVRRSMEPCKKALSDAGLSISDIDEVILVGGSTRIPIIQEEVEKFFGKKPSKGVNPDEVVAIGAAIQGGVLTGDVTDVLLLDVTPLSLGIETMGSVFTKLIDANTTIPTKKSEVFSTASDNQPAVSIRVGQGERPMFNDNKEIGRFDLTDIPPAQRGVPQIEVTFDIDANGILSVSAKDKGTGKEQSIKIQASSGLSDEEIERMKKEAQENSAADNKRKEEVEIFNKADGLIFQTEKQLKEFGDKLSADKKAAIETAHTELKTAFEAKNGEEVKVKTEALDAAWMAASEEMYAQGQGAEAGAQNQGQANGAEDVQDADFEEVK; from the coding sequence ATGAGTAAAATAATTGGAATTGACTTAGGTACTACCAACTCTTGCGTTGCAGTAATGGAAGGTAAAGATGCTGTAGTTATCCCTAATGCAGAAGGTAAAAGAACAACTCCTTCTATTGTAGCGTTTACAGAAGATGGTGAAAGAAAAGTAGGAGATCCTGCAAAAAGACAGGCTGTAACAAACCCTACAAAGACAGTATATTCTATCAAAAGATTCATCGGAACACATTTCAAAGATGATGCTTCTGAAGTTTCAAGAGTACCTTACGCAGTTGTAAGCGGACCAAATGATACTGTAAAAGTAAAAATCGACGACAGAGAATATACACCACAGGAAATTTCTGCAATGATTCTTCAGAAAATGAAGAAAACTGCTGAAGATTATCTTGGACAAGAAGTAACAAGAGCGGTAATTACTGTTCCGGCTTACTTTAATGATGCTCAAAGACAAGCTACTAAAGAAGCAGGAGAAATCGCTGGTCTTAAAGTAGAAAGAATCATCAATGAGCCTACAGCAGCAGCTTTGGCTTATGGTATGGATAAAGCTCACAAAGATCAAAAAATTGCAGTTTACGATTTAGGAGGTGGTACTTTTGACGTTTCTATCCTTGATTTAGGAGACGGCGTTTTCGAAGTATTGTCTACAAATGGTGATACGCACTTAGGTGGTGATGACTTTGATGATGTAATTATCAACTGGATGGCAGACGAATTCAAAGCTGAAGAAGGTGTTGACTTAAAATCTGATGCAATCGCATTACAAAGATTGAAAGAAGCAGCTGAAAAAGCAAAAATCGAATTGTCTTCTTCTCCTCAAACTGAAATCAACCTTCCATATATTACAGCTACAGCTACAGGTCCTAAACACTTAGTGAAGCCTTTGACTAAAGCTAAATTTGAGCAATTATCTGCTGATTTGGTAAGAAGATCTATGGAGCCTTGTAAAAAAGCTCTTTCTGACGCAGGTCTTTCTATTTCAGATATCGACGAAGTAATCTTGGTAGGTGGTTCTACAAGAATCCCAATCATTCAAGAGGAAGTTGAGAAATTCTTCGGTAAAAAACCTTCAAAAGGTGTTAACCCGGATGAGGTTGTAGCAATTGGTGCAGCAATCCAAGGTGGAGTTTTAACTGGAGATGTGACAGACGTACTTTTATTAGACGTGACGCCACTTTCTTTAGGTATCGAAACGATGGGTTCTGTTTTCACTAAATTAATTGACGCAAACACAACAATTCCAACTAAAAAATCTGAAGTATTTTCTACAGCTTCTGACAACCAGCCGGCTGTAAGCATCAGAGTAGGACAAGGTGAAAGACCAATGTTCAACGATAACAAAGAGATTGGTAGATTTGACTTAACAGATATTCCACCAGCACAAAGAGGAGTTCCTCAAATCGAAGTAACTTTCGATATCGATGCAAACGGAATCTTGAGCGTTTCAGCTAAAGATAAAGGAACTGGTAAAGAGCAGTCTATCAAAATTCAGGCATCTTCTGGACTTTCTGACGAAGAAATCGAAAGAATGAAAAAAGAAGCTCAGGAAAATTCTGCAGCTGATAACAAGAGAAAAGAAGAAGTTGAAATCTTCAACAAAGCTGACGGATTGATCTTCCAAACTGAAAAGCAATTGAAAGAATTTGGTGATAAATTGTCTGCTGACAAAAAAGCAGCTATCGAAACTGCTCACACAGAATTGAAAACCGCTTTCGAAGCTAAAAACGGAGAAGAAGTGAAAGTTAAAACTGAAGCTTTAGATGCGGCTTGGATGGCAGCTTCAGAAGAAATGTATGCACAAGGTCAAGGTGCTGAAGCAGGAGCGCAAAATCAAGGTCAGGCAAACGGAGCGGAGGACGTTCAAGATGCGGATTTTGAAGAGGTAAAATAA
- the ppk1 gene encoding polyphosphate kinase 1 has protein sequence MSVHFNPRDITWLAFNERVLQEAMDENVPLHLRIRFLGIFSNNLDEFFRVRVAGLKRAMDFKEKVIAESFYQPPSKILQRINEIVITQQADFDKTWKKIQVEMAEQKVFIKTSKNLTARQKEFVRQYFDEVVESNVIPILLHENTPMPYYRDKSLYLGVAMRKKDWQYHSNYAIIEIPSRFVGRFVLLPTEDLEEKNVMLLEDVITFNLPHIFSYFGYDEFSANSFKVTKDAEMDIDNDIKTNFAEKIEKGLKNRRKGKPTRFVFDKDMDKALLELLIRKLNLSKKDSIIPGGKIHNFKHFMDFPDVFEYYKKPIERTSFTHQAFEHGERVTDVIMKQDVLLSFPYHTYTPVIDLLREAAMDPDVKSIQITAYRLASNSKISNALIYAARNGKEVTVMLELQARFDEESNLMWKEMFEPEGITVLIGIPDKKVHAKLCIIKKRIHNKTLQYGFVSTGNFNEKTARIYGDHLIMTSDRGIMADINKVFTVLKKPKEDYLSVLKTCKNLMVCPQFMREKIVQHIDKEIEEAKAGRKAQMIVKANSISDRGLILKMYEAAEAGVVIKIIVRGIYCAINQKDFKEKIKAISIVDEYLEHARVMYFYNKGAEDIYISSADWMNRNLDYRIEAAAKITDKNLKKELKDILDIQLRDNVKARILDKKLSNEYISNDQKECRSQIETYKYLKAKTTGK, from the coding sequence ATGTCAGTACATTTTAATCCCAGAGATATTACCTGGTTGGCGTTTAATGAAAGAGTTTTACAAGAGGCAATGGACGAAAATGTACCTTTGCATCTTAGAATCAGGTTTCTTGGGATTTTCTCAAACAATTTAGATGAATTTTTCAGAGTGCGTGTGGCAGGTCTTAAGCGTGCCATGGATTTTAAGGAAAAAGTAATTGCCGAATCTTTCTATCAGCCGCCATCAAAAATTCTTCAGAGGATTAATGAAATTGTCATCACCCAACAGGCAGATTTCGACAAAACCTGGAAAAAAATTCAGGTTGAAATGGCAGAGCAGAAAGTTTTCATTAAAACTTCAAAAAATCTGACTGCGAGACAAAAGGAGTTCGTAAGACAATATTTTGATGAGGTGGTAGAATCGAATGTCATTCCTATTCTTCTTCACGAAAATACGCCGATGCCTTACTATAGAGACAAAAGTTTGTATCTAGGTGTAGCGATGAGGAAAAAAGACTGGCAATATCACAGCAATTATGCAATTATTGAGATTCCATCACGTTTTGTGGGAAGATTTGTCCTTTTGCCTACAGAAGATTTAGAAGAAAAAAATGTCATGCTTTTAGAAGATGTCATTACATTTAACTTGCCACACATTTTTTCCTATTTCGGGTATGACGAGTTTTCTGCCAACTCTTTTAAAGTTACAAAAGATGCAGAAATGGACATCGATAACGACATCAAAACCAATTTTGCCGAGAAAATAGAAAAAGGTCTTAAAAACAGACGAAAAGGAAAACCTACCCGTTTTGTTTTCGATAAAGATATGGATAAGGCTTTGCTCGAATTGCTCATCCGAAAATTAAATTTAAGTAAGAAAGACAGCATCATCCCCGGTGGAAAGATCCATAATTTCAAACATTTTATGGATTTTCCGGATGTCTTTGAATACTATAAAAAACCGATTGAACGAACGTCATTTACGCATCAGGCTTTTGAACATGGAGAAAGAGTAACTGATGTCATCATGAAGCAGGATGTTTTATTGAGCTTCCCCTATCATACTTACACGCCGGTAATTGATCTTCTGCGTGAAGCAGCAATGGATCCCGATGTAAAATCTATTCAGATCACCGCTTATCGTTTAGCCAGCAATTCAAAAATAAGCAACGCTTTAATTTATGCTGCCCGAAATGGCAAAGAAGTGACGGTAATGCTTGAGCTTCAGGCAAGATTTGACGAAGAATCAAATTTGATGTGGAAGGAAATGTTTGAACCTGAAGGAATCACTGTTTTAATAGGAATTCCTGACAAAAAAGTTCATGCTAAACTGTGTATCATCAAAAAACGTATACATAACAAAACGTTGCAATATGGTTTTGTAAGCACAGGTAATTTCAACGAAAAAACAGCTAGAATCTACGGTGACCATTTGATAATGACTTCTGACAGAGGCATTATGGCAGATATTAATAAAGTTTTCACGGTGCTTAAAAAACCTAAAGAAGATTATCTTTCGGTTTTGAAAACTTGCAAAAACCTAATGGTTTGCCCGCAGTTTATGCGTGAGAAAATTGTGCAGCATATCGATAAAGAAATTGAAGAAGCAAAAGCAGGAAGAAAAGCACAAATGATCGTAAAAGCCAATTCTATAAGTGATCGTGGATTGATTTTAAAAATGTATGAAGCTGCAGAGGCCGGTGTCGTGATTAAAATAATTGTACGTGGAATTTATTGTGCCATTAATCAGAAAGATTTCAAAGAAAAAATAAAAGCAATCAGTATTGTAGACGAATATCTTGAGCATGCAAGAGTCATGTATTTCTACAACAAAGGTGCTGAAGACATCTATATTTCATCTGCCGACTGGATGAACAGAAACTTAGACTACAGAATTGAAGCCGCCGCAAAAATCACCGACAAAAATCTAAAAAAAGAACTGAAAGATATTCTTGATATTCAATTAAGAGATAACGTGAAAGCGAGAATTTTAGATAAAAAACTGAGCAACGAATACATCAGCAACGATCAGAAAGAATGCCGCTCGCAAATTGAAACGTATAAATATCTGAAAGCAAAAACTACTGGAAAATAG
- a CDS encoding exopolyphosphatase: MIIAAIDIGSNAARLLINEVKIQNGKPEFIKLNLLRIPLRLGMDVFTLGKIGVEREKMVLDSMKIFSDLMKIYKVEHYRACATSAMRDAENGKEIIEKVKNLADLSIEIISGDEEATLVYENHVAEGLDKDFAYLYVDVGGGSTELTFYENDQMVYEKSFNIGTIRLLNNLVTEDNWKEMKEEIKANISSKKQIVAIGSGGNINKVFSMSKTKDGKPMSIAYLKNAYKEFNSLTVEERMTKYGFREDRADVLAHALKIYNFVMHWAEINKIFVPKISVADGLIHNIYERVSGEK, encoded by the coding sequence ATGATCATTGCAGCGATAGACATAGGAAGTAATGCAGCCCGGCTTTTAATCAACGAGGTGAAAATTCAAAACGGAAAACCCGAATTTATTAAATTAAATCTCCTGCGTATACCTTTGCGATTAGGAATGGATGTTTTCACTCTGGGAAAAATCGGGGTTGAAAGAGAAAAAATGGTCTTAGATTCAATGAAAATTTTCAGTGATTTAATGAAAATTTATAAAGTTGAACATTACAGAGCCTGCGCCACGAGCGCAATGCGTGATGCTGAAAATGGAAAGGAAATTATTGAAAAAGTAAAAAATCTTGCTGATCTTTCCATCGAAATTATTTCTGGGGATGAAGAAGCGACTTTGGTTTATGAGAATCACGTTGCAGAAGGTCTTGACAAAGATTTCGCCTATCTTTATGTAGATGTTGGCGGTGGTTCTACAGAGCTTACCTTCTACGAAAACGATCAAATGGTTTACGAAAAATCTTTCAACATTGGAACGATTCGTCTTCTCAACAATCTCGTGACAGAAGACAATTGGAAAGAAATGAAAGAAGAAATAAAAGCCAACATCAGCAGCAAAAAACAAATTGTAGCCATAGGTTCCGGCGGAAACATCAATAAAGTATTCTCGATGAGCAAAACCAAAGACGGCAAACCCATGTCAATTGCTTATTTAAAAAATGCTTATAAGGAATTCAATAGTTTGACTGTTGAGGAAAGAATGACCAAATACGGCTTTAGAGAAGATAGAGCCGATGTTTTGGCTCACGCTTTGAAAATCTACAATTTCGTGATGCATTGGGCAGAAATTAATAAGATTTTTGTTCCGAAAATTTCTGTTGCGGATGGATTGATTCATAATATTTATGAGAGGGTTTCGGGGGAAAAGTAA
- a CDS encoding NAD-dependent epimerase/dehydratase family protein has product MKIILTGATGMVGEGILMECLENPNVSEILSVSRKPSGKKHAKLKEYLVPDFLKINLNDENFKGYDACFFCAGISSVGMSKEDYTKITYDTTLHFANAVLNQNPESTFNFVSGVHTDSSEKGRVMWARVKGKTENDLQKLGFKGVYNIRPGFMKPVKGQKNVKTLFKPLIWLYPLIFPSKTLSLHQVGQAMINVVKRGYQKSVLEIKDIKNLANKSKI; this is encoded by the coding sequence ATGAAAATAATTCTTACAGGTGCAACAGGAATGGTGGGCGAAGGCATTTTAATGGAATGTTTAGAAAATCCAAATGTCTCTGAAATTTTAAGTGTCAGCAGAAAACCATCCGGAAAAAAACACGCAAAGCTAAAAGAATATCTCGTTCCCGATTTTTTAAAAATAAATCTTAACGATGAAAATTTTAAGGGTTACGATGCATGTTTCTTCTGCGCAGGAATCAGCAGCGTGGGAATGAGCAAAGAAGATTACACCAAAATTACTTATGACACAACACTCCATTTTGCGAATGCAGTTTTAAATCAAAATCCTGAAAGCACTTTCAATTTTGTCTCAGGAGTTCATACAGACAGCTCCGAAAAAGGAAGAGTCATGTGGGCAAGAGTAAAAGGAAAAACCGAAAATGATTTACAGAAACTCGGGTTTAAAGGTGTTTACAATATCCGTCCTGGTTTTATGAAGCCTGTAAAAGGTCAGAAAAATGTCAAAACACTTTTCAAACCGTTAATCTGGCTTTACCCTCTTATTTTTCCTTCAAAAACATTATCGCTACATCAGGTTGGACAAGCAATGATTAATGTCGTAAAAAGAGGGTATCAAAAATCTGTACTTGAGATCAAAGACATTAAAAATTTAGCAAATAAATCTAAAATATAA
- a CDS encoding choice-of-anchor I family protein, with protein sequence MKNKYLLRGLLPIAALFHGALTAQTTLVHYWNFNNSTSEAAMLTPTSTLLSGSITASTSLPNTYVDFANGTGQNFTAENARNSDPIGTHLRYNYPTFGNLQFNIPTTGYNNVVVKFITRRSGSGAGTQTWSYSTNGTTYQTFQTVSPVDGAPTLTTLDFSAIAGASNNPNFKLKVEFASGSGGAVGNNRFDNFTVDATPTGGVDTTPPTVAYLPSNNVNNASTTANPTITFNENVRLIDNSAITSANAQSLVELRLTNATGTVVPFTTTFANNAITVIPTAGLVPNQAYYLALKPNLVEDTSDNTVTATTSSTFTTAATSIALEKNLIKINENAGTLAFKINVTNPSNATVNLVVKPASFNTANSSDFTLANQTINITPSTTSVTVNIPIIDDTLEEQQAEYFVVGLENPVGATITGDANSTVYIIDNDKAAPVPSNQISLNYIGSFDPSGNSTSSTEIVVHDAATQRLFTISSLTDVFDIINFSNPTTPTVIQTVNMTPYGGITSIAVKNGIIAVASPNGTNPQGNGSVVFFDINGVFLKQLNVGVLPDMITFTPDGTKVMTANEGEPNDAYTVDPEGSISIIDVPTLTVAGIQALTQTSVTTLGFTQFNGMEATLATTGGRKVKSTSTLAQDLEPEYIAISPDSQKAWVSCQENNAIIEVNLTTKALTGIWGLGKKDMSLPGNGFDASDNNGEVLIANWPVKAYYNPDAMASYKIGNTNYLVTANEGDEKDLGGFSERTTVGASGYALDSTVFPNASILKASHNLGRFRTTSVNGNTDGDAEYEEIHALGARSFSIFNTDTKQLVFDSGDQFERHVAAYHPLIFNADNEANGAKTRSRAKGPEPEGVTLGTINGQTFAFITLERTGGVMVYNVTDPNNVTFVDYKHSRSTSAFGGDNGPEGITYIPAANMNNGKGYVIVANEISGTLSMYEVALSPTLSTGEVKTEKATFNIFPNPVNKGNTLYFNRAQGYELYDMSGKILGKEKSALTIDTSKLNTGVYLIKTSEGEVKRVIVK encoded by the coding sequence ATGAAGAATAAATACCTATTGAGAGGTTTACTGCCTATCGCCGCATTATTTCACGGAGCACTTACTGCACAGACCACATTAGTTCATTACTGGAACTTTAACAACAGTACTTCTGAAGCAGCTATGTTGACTCCCACTTCGACCCTATTATCCGGATCAATCACTGCATCAACTAGTTTACCCAATACTTATGTAGATTTTGCTAACGGAACAGGGCAAAACTTCACTGCAGAAAATGCTAGAAACAGTGATCCAATCGGAACGCATTTAAGATATAACTATCCAACTTTCGGAAATTTACAATTCAATATTCCTACAACGGGCTATAATAATGTCGTTGTAAAATTCATTACCAGAAGATCAGGATCTGGAGCAGGAACTCAAACGTGGTCGTATTCTACAAACGGAACAACTTATCAGACTTTCCAGACTGTTTCTCCGGTAGACGGTGCACCTACATTGACAACTTTAGATTTTTCTGCAATTGCAGGAGCTTCAAACAATCCGAATTTCAAGCTGAAAGTTGAATTTGCTTCAGGGTCAGGAGGTGCTGTCGGAAACAACAGATTTGATAACTTTACCGTTGATGCTACTCCAACAGGAGGTGTTGATACGACTCCACCAACTGTTGCGTATTTGCCTTCAAATAACGTGAACAACGCTTCTACAACGGCAAATCCTACAATTACGTTTAACGAAAATGTAAGATTAATTGACAATTCTGCGATTACTTCTGCCAACGCTCAGAGTTTGGTTGAATTAAGATTAACTAACGCAACCGGAACTGTGGTTCCTTTTACAACAACTTTCGCGAACAATGCAATTACAGTCATTCCTACCGCTGGTTTGGTTCCGAATCAGGCTTATTATTTAGCTTTAAAACCAAATTTAGTTGAAGATACGAGCGACAATACGGTAACGGCGACTACTTCAAGTACTTTCACAACGGCAGCGACAAGCATTGCTTTAGAGAAAAACTTAATTAAAATCAATGAAAATGCAGGAACTTTAGCATTTAAAATCAATGTAACCAACCCTTCGAATGCGACTGTGAATTTGGTGGTAAAACCGGCTTCTTTCAACACCGCCAACAGCAGTGATTTTACTTTAGCTAATCAAACCATTAACATTACGCCATCAACGACAAGCGTTACGGTAAATATTCCGATCATCGATGATACTTTGGAAGAACAGCAGGCTGAATATTTTGTGGTTGGTCTTGAAAATCCGGTCGGAGCAACGATTACAGGCGATGCTAATTCTACTGTTTATATTATTGATAATGATAAAGCGGCTCCGGTTCCATCCAACCAAATTTCATTAAATTATATCGGAAGTTTTGATCCTTCAGGAAACAGTACGAGCTCGACAGAAATTGTAGTTCATGATGCTGCCACACAAAGATTGTTCACGATTAGTTCGTTAACAGATGTTTTTGATATCATTAATTTCTCAAATCCGACTACACCAACAGTTATCCAAACTGTCAACATGACCCCTTATGGTGGAATTACAAGCATCGCAGTAAAGAACGGAATTATCGCAGTGGCTTCTCCCAACGGAACAAATCCTCAAGGAAATGGTTCGGTGGTATTTTTTGACATTAATGGAGTTTTCCTGAAACAACTAAACGTTGGCGTTTTACCTGACATGATTACTTTCACACCAGACGGAACCAAAGTAATGACCGCAAATGAGGGCGAACCAAACGATGCATACACAGTAGATCCGGAAGGTTCAATCAGTATTATTGATGTACCAACTTTAACAGTAGCAGGAATTCAGGCTTTAACGCAAACGAGTGTTACAACCCTTGGATTCACTCAGTTTAACGGAATGGAAGCTACTTTAGCAACTACCGGAGGAAGAAAAGTAAAATCAACCAGCACTTTGGCTCAGGATTTAGAACCTGAATATATTGCGATCAGTCCGGACAGCCAGAAAGCATGGGTTTCTTGTCAGGAAAACAATGCGATTATTGAGGTTAATTTAACTACAAAAGCATTGACTGGAATTTGGGGATTAGGTAAAAAAGATATGAGTCTTCCAGGAAACGGCTTCGACGCTTCAGACAATAATGGCGAAGTTTTGATTGCCAACTGGCCTGTGAAAGCTTATTACAATCCGGATGCGATGGCATCTTATAAAATCGGAAACACCAACTATCTTGTTACTGCAAACGAAGGAGACGAAAAAGATTTAGGCGGATTCAGCGAAAGAACAACGGTTGGAGCCAGTGGATATGCTTTAGATTCAACGGTTTTCCCGAATGCTTCGATTTTAAAAGCTTCTCATAATTTAGGAAGATTCAGAACGACAAGTGTAAATGGAAACACAGATGGTGATGCTGAATACGAAGAAATTCACGCTTTGGGAGCAAGATCATTCTCAATTTTCAATACAGACACCAAACAGTTGGTTTTCGATAGCGGAGATCAGTTTGAAAGACATGTTGCAGCCTACCATCCATTGATTTTCAATGCCGATAACGAAGCCAACGGAGCCAAAACCCGAAGTCGTGCAAAAGGTCCTGAACCTGAAGGTGTAACTTTAGGAACTATTAATGGACAAACTTTCGCATTTATCACTTTGGAAAGAACCGGAGGCGTGATGGTTTATAACGTTACAGATCCGAACAACGTGACTTTTGTAGATTACAAACATTCAAGATCAACTTCTGCATTTGGAGGAGACAACGGACCGGAAGGAATCACTTACATTCCTGCTGCAAATATGAATAATGGAAAAGGTTACGTCATCGTTGCCAACGAAATCAGTGGAACATTATCGATGTACGAAGTTGCCCTTTCGCCAACGTTATCTACGGGTGAAGTTAAAACCGAGAAAGCAACTTTCAACATCTTCCCAAATCCTGTGAACAAAGGAAACACTTTATACTTCAACAGAGCACAAGGTTACGAATTGTACGATATGAGCGGAAAAATTCTTGGAAAAGAAAAATCTGCCTTAACCATCGACACCTCAAAACTAAACACCGGAGTTTATTTAATTAAAACTTCAGAAGGCGAAGTGAAAAGAGTAATTGTGAAGTAA
- a CDS encoding T9SS type A sorting domain-containing protein gives MDLDNNLFYNINTAGSLSNTINLTNDNNTLDFYSNFVNHGNEFYFVGGSTSEHPFISHYNNSGNLVQINNQNSYKETGIDGSYTSLIVKNNSIYAAGDKYTGNTSYYIVAKYNISNANLSANEVKPEKSSFNIFPNPVNKGKNLHFNKTQGYELYDMSGKILGKEKSALTIDTSKLNTGVYLIKTSEGEVKRVIVK, from the coding sequence TTGGATCTAGACAACAACCTATTTTATAACATCAACACGGCGGGAAGTCTATCGAATACTATTAATCTGACCAATGATAATAATACTCTTGATTTCTACAGTAATTTTGTTAATCATGGAAACGAATTTTATTTTGTAGGAGGATCAACCTCTGAGCATCCATTTATTTCTCATTATAATAATTCGGGGAATTTGGTGCAAATCAATAATCAAAATTCATACAAAGAAACAGGCATTGATGGGTCTTACACCTCTCTAATTGTAAAAAACAATTCTATCTACGCGGCAGGAGACAAATACACCGGCAATACGTCATACTACATTGTTGCTAAATATAATATTTCAAATGCAAACCTGTCAGCTAACGAAGTGAAGCCCGAGAAATCAAGCTTCAATATCTTCCCGAATCCTGTAAACAAAGGAAAAAACTTACATTTCAACAAAACCCAGGGCTACGAGTTATACGATATGAGCGGAAAAATTCTTGGAAAAGAAAAATCTGCCTTAACCATCGACACTTCAAAACTAAACACCGGAGTTTATTTAATTAAAACTTCAGAAGGTGAAGTGAAAAGAGTAATTGTAAAGTAA
- a CDS encoding barstar family protein has protein sequence MFAFALDTLEEPRIISLIEDVKNLESNKTNFGFRKLRLINVENPEQLKLEIEKATANFDNQGCIYLLNHNNSILTGTFISNIKILKFKKNDITLTGYVWHQPKGYYKAWIMKMNNQITGKNIWKSFEKDELQGWLVFALNNMHSGISKENLKIEIDGDDFHNLDEFFCTLGEEINGLPGYFGRNIPALYDCMRGDFGVESIKELTWKNHQKSKKLFKTKFTEILQIFEEFNVKINLQKKTDLQDLSSKNISSYFLFYIDYLFNFGSVLFDGIFYP, from the coding sequence ATGTTTGCATTTGCGCTTGATACACTTGAAGAACCTCGAATCATTTCCCTGATTGAAGATGTTAAAAATCTCGAAAGCAATAAAACCAATTTTGGTTTTCGCAAACTGAGGCTAATTAATGTTGAAAATCCTGAACAGCTAAAATTAGAAATAGAAAAAGCCACTGCCAATTTTGATAATCAAGGTTGTATTTATCTTTTAAATCACAATAATTCAATTCTTACGGGAACATTCATTAGTAATATCAAAATTTTAAAGTTTAAAAAGAATGATATCACTTTGACGGGATATGTGTGGCATCAACCAAAAGGTTATTATAAAGCATGGATAATGAAGATGAATAACCAAATCACTGGGAAAAATATTTGGAAAAGTTTTGAAAAGGATGAATTACAAGGTTGGTTGGTCTTTGCATTAAACAATATGCATTCTGGTATCTCAAAGGAAAATCTAAAAATTGAAATCGACGGAGATGATTTTCATAATCTTGATGAATTCTTTTGTACTCTCGGAGAAGAAATCAATGGATTACCTGGTTATTTCGGAAGAAATATTCCCGCTCTATACGATTGTATGAGAGGAGATTTTGGAGTCGAATCAATTAAAGAATTAACATGGAAAAATCATCAGAAGAGTAAGAAGCTTTTTAAAACAAAATTTACTGAAATTCTGCAAATATTTGAAGAATTTAATGTTAAAATAAACTTACAAAAAAAGACAGACCTTCAAGATCTGTCTTCAAAAAATATATCGTCGTATTTTTTATTCTACATTGACTACCTTTTCAATTTCGGGAGCGTGTTGTTTGATGGTATTTTCTACCCCTAA
- a CDS encoding NifU family protein produces the protein METNIAHEQTVTKVLEALESIRPFLNKDGGDIELLDVKDNTVFVKLLGNCSACSLNFSTLKLGVENTIKQHAPEIEKVVNVE, from the coding sequence ATGGAGACAAATATAGCACACGAACAAACTGTAACCAAGGTATTGGAAGCTCTTGAAAGCATTCGTCCGTTTTTAAACAAAGATGGCGGCGATATCGAGCTTTTGGATGTAAAAGATAATACCGTTTTTGTAAAACTTCTGGGAAACTGTTCGGCTTGTTCTCTTAATTTCTCAACATTGAAATTAGGGGTAGAAAATACCATCAAACAACACGCTCCCGAAATTGAAAAGGTAGTCAATGTAGAATAA